One region of Alosa sapidissima isolate fAloSap1 chromosome 1, fAloSap1.pri, whole genome shotgun sequence genomic DNA includes:
- the cirbpa gene encoding cold inducible RNA binding protein a isoform X1 translates to MSDEGKLFVGGLSFDTTEQSLEEAFSKYGVISNVHVARNRETQKSRGFGFVTFENPDDAKDALEGMNGKSVDGRTIRVDEAGKPGGGRSGGGGGGYRGGGGGGGFFRGGRGRGGPRGGGGYGGGGDRGYGGGGDRGYRGGGGGGGDRSYSRGGGSGGYSSRSGGYSSGGSGSYSRDRDQSGGYGDRSGGSYREGYDRYASFD, encoded by the exons ATGTCTGACGAGGGGAAGCTGTTTGTCGGTGGACTTAGCTTCGACACAACGGAGCAGTCCCTTGAAGAGGCTTTCTCTAAGTACGGGGTTATCTCAAACG TTCACGTTGCCAGAAATCGGGAAACCCAGAAATCGCGTGGTTTCGGTTTCGTCACATTCGAGAACCCGGATGATGCGAAAGACGCCTTGGAGGGAATGAATGGAAAG TCTGTCGATGGCAGAACGATCCGCgtggatgaagctgggaagccCGGTGGTGGACGCTCaggcggtggcggcggcggtTACCGTGGTGGCGGAGGCGGCGGTGGATTCTTCCGTGGAGGTCGTGGCAGAGGTGGGCCACGAG GTGGCGGAGGATACGGAGGTGGTGGTGACCGTGGATACGGTGGCGGTGGAGACCGTGGTTAtcgtggcggcggcggcggtggtggtgacCGTAGCTACAGCAGAGGTGGTGGCAGCGGCGGTTACTCCAGCCGGAGTGGGGGCTACTCCTCAGGGGGAAGTGGTAGCTACAGCCGGGACAG GGACCAGTCTGGCGGCTATGGTGACAGGTCTGGGGGCTCGTACCGAGAAGGCTATGACCGCTACG CTTCGTTCGACTAA
- the cirbpa gene encoding cold inducible RNA binding protein a isoform X3, translating to MSDEGKLFVGGLSFDTTEQSLEEAFSKYGVISNVHVARNRETQKSRGFGFVTFENPDDAKDALEGMNGKSVDGRTIRVDEAGKPGGGRSGGGGGGYRGGGGGGGFFRGGRGRGGGGYGGGGDRGYGGGGDRGYRGGGGGGGDRSYSRGGGSGGYSSRSGGYSSGGSGSYSRDRDQSGGYGDRSGGSYREGYDRYASFD from the exons ATGTCTGACGAGGGGAAGCTGTTTGTCGGTGGACTTAGCTTCGACACAACGGAGCAGTCCCTTGAAGAGGCTTTCTCTAAGTACGGGGTTATCTCAAACG TTCACGTTGCCAGAAATCGGGAAACCCAGAAATCGCGTGGTTTCGGTTTCGTCACATTCGAGAACCCGGATGATGCGAAAGACGCCTTGGAGGGAATGAATGGAAAG TCTGTCGATGGCAGAACGATCCGCgtggatgaagctgggaagccCGGTGGTGGACGCTCaggcggtggcggcggcggtTACCGTGGTGGCGGAGGCGGCGGTGGATTCTTCCGTGGAGGTCGTGGCAGAG GTGGCGGAGGATACGGAGGTGGTGGTGACCGTGGATACGGTGGCGGTGGAGACCGTGGTTAtcgtggcggcggcggcggtggtggtgacCGTAGCTACAGCAGAGGTGGTGGCAGCGGCGGTTACTCCAGCCGGAGTGGGGGCTACTCCTCAGGGGGAAGTGGTAGCTACAGCCGGGACAG GGACCAGTCTGGCGGCTATGGTGACAGGTCTGGGGGCTCGTACCGAGAAGGCTATGACCGCTACG CTTCGTTCGACTAA
- the cirbpa gene encoding cold inducible RNA binding protein a isoform X4 encodes MSDEGKLFVGGLSFDTTEQSLEEAFSKYGVISNVHVARNRETQKSRGFGFVTFENPDDAKDALEGMNGKSVDGRTIRVDEAGKPGGGRSGGGGGGYRGGGGGGGFFRGGGGGYGGGGDRGYGGGGDRGYRGGGGGGGDRSYSRGGGSGGYSSRSGGYSSGGSGSYSRDRDQSGGYGDRSGGSYREGYDRYASFD; translated from the exons ATGTCTGACGAGGGGAAGCTGTTTGTCGGTGGACTTAGCTTCGACACAACGGAGCAGTCCCTTGAAGAGGCTTTCTCTAAGTACGGGGTTATCTCAAACG TTCACGTTGCCAGAAATCGGGAAACCCAGAAATCGCGTGGTTTCGGTTTCGTCACATTCGAGAACCCGGATGATGCGAAAGACGCCTTGGAGGGAATGAATGGAAAG TCTGTCGATGGCAGAACGATCCGCgtggatgaagctgggaagccCGGTGGTGGACGCTCaggcggtggcggcggcggtTACCGTGGTGGCGGAGGCGGCGGTGGATTCTTCCGTGGAG GTGGCGGAGGATACGGAGGTGGTGGTGACCGTGGATACGGTGGCGGTGGAGACCGTGGTTAtcgtggcggcggcggcggtggtggtgacCGTAGCTACAGCAGAGGTGGTGGCAGCGGCGGTTACTCCAGCCGGAGTGGGGGCTACTCCTCAGGGGGAAGTGGTAGCTACAGCCGGGACAG GGACCAGTCTGGCGGCTATGGTGACAGGTCTGGGGGCTCGTACCGAGAAGGCTATGACCGCTACG CTTCGTTCGACTAA
- the cirbpa gene encoding cold inducible RNA binding protein a isoform X2, translating to MSDEGKLFVGGLSFDTTEQSLEEAFSKYGVISNVHVARNRETQKSRGFGFVTFENPDDAKDALEGMNGKSVDGRTIRVDEAGKPGGGRSGGGGGGYRGGGGGGGFFRGGRGRGGPRGGGGYGGGGDRGYGGGGDRGYRGGGGGGGDRSYSRGGGSGGYSSRSGGYSSGGSGSYSRDRDQSGGYGDRSGGSYREGYDRYDW from the exons ATGTCTGACGAGGGGAAGCTGTTTGTCGGTGGACTTAGCTTCGACACAACGGAGCAGTCCCTTGAAGAGGCTTTCTCTAAGTACGGGGTTATCTCAAACG TTCACGTTGCCAGAAATCGGGAAACCCAGAAATCGCGTGGTTTCGGTTTCGTCACATTCGAGAACCCGGATGATGCGAAAGACGCCTTGGAGGGAATGAATGGAAAG TCTGTCGATGGCAGAACGATCCGCgtggatgaagctgggaagccCGGTGGTGGACGCTCaggcggtggcggcggcggtTACCGTGGTGGCGGAGGCGGCGGTGGATTCTTCCGTGGAGGTCGTGGCAGAGGTGGGCCACGAG GTGGCGGAGGATACGGAGGTGGTGGTGACCGTGGATACGGTGGCGGTGGAGACCGTGGTTAtcgtggcggcggcggcggtggtggtgacCGTAGCTACAGCAGAGGTGGTGGCAGCGGCGGTTACTCCAGCCGGAGTGGGGGCTACTCCTCAGGGGGAAGTGGTAGCTACAGCCGGGACAG GGACCAGTCTGGCGGCTATGGTGACAGGTCTGGGGGCTCGTACCGAGAAGGCTATGACCGCTACG ACTGGTGA